From the Carya illinoinensis cultivar Pawnee chromosome 4, C.illinoinensisPawnee_v1, whole genome shotgun sequence genome, one window contains:
- the LOC122307870 gene encoding vesicle-associated membrane protein 722-like: MGQQSLIYSFIARGTVILAEYTEFSGNFTGIASQCLQKLPASNNRFTYNCDGHTFNYLVDNGFTYCVVAVEAVGRQMPIAFLERIKEDFTSRYGGGKAATAVANSLNKEFGPKLKEQMQYCVDHPEEISKLAKVKAQVSEVKGVMMENIEKVLDRGEKIELLVDKTENLRSQAQDFRQQGTQIRRKMWFQNMKIKLIVLGILVALILIIILSVCGGFNCGKK, translated from the exons ATGGGGCAGCAGTCGTTAATCTACAGCTTCATAGCTCGAGGGACGGTTATCCTGGCCGAATACACGGAATTCAGCGGAAACTTCACAGGCATCGCCTCGCAGTGCCTTCAGAAACTCCCTGCTTCCAACAACAGGTTCACCTACAACTGCGACGGCCACACCTTCAATTACCTCGTCGACAACGGCTTCA CTTACTGTGTGGTTGCAGTTGAGGCTGTTGGGCGGCAGATGCCAATTGCCTTCCTCGAGCGAATCAAGGAGGATTTCACCTCGAGATATGGTGGAGGAAAAGCTGCAACAGCGGTTGCCAATAGCCTCAACAAGGAGTTTGG GCCCAAATTGAAGGAGCAGATGCAATATTGTGTAGATCATCCAGAGGAGATCAGCAAGCTGGCTAAAGTTAAAGCTCAGGTTTCAGAAGTCAAAGGAGTTATGATGGAAAATATAGAGAAG gTTCTTGACCGTGGAGAAAAGATTGAGCTTCTGGTGGATAAAACAGAGAACCTTCGTTCTCAG GCACAAGATTTCAGGCAGCAAGGAACCCAGATAAGGAGAAAAATGTGGTTCCAGAACATGAAGATAAAGCTGATAGTTCTGGGTATCCTGGTTGCCTTGATTCTCATCATAATTCTATCCGTATGTGGTGGTTTCAATTGCGGTAAAAAGTGA
- the LOC122307919 gene encoding pantoate--beta-alanine ligase, with the protein MAGREPEIITEKNQMRKWSRAMRAKGETIGLVPTMGYLHEGHISLIKEAHKRTSLIVVSIYVNPGQFSPTEDLSTYPSDLHGDIRKLMAVPGGVDVVFHPHNLYDYGESKTTGLKNGGSSSNCENSSGGVDGEVEKKGVISCVEERGLGHETWVRVERLEKGMCGKSRPVFFRGVTTVVTKLFNIVEPDVVVFGKKDYQQWRIIQRMVRDLDFSIEVIGSEVMRDNDGLAMSSRNVHLSPEEREKALSINRSLLRAKLSAEKGQVNCRELRNLVTQAVDKAGGRIDYVEIVDQESLEVVEEIKSPVVFSIAAWFGKVRLIDNMEINI; encoded by the exons ATGGCAGGCAGAGAACCAGAGATAATAACAGAAAAGAATCAGATGAGGAAATGGTCAAGGGCCATGAGAGCCAAAGGCGAGACCATAGGCTTGGTACCCACCATGGGTTACCTTCATGAGGGCCACATATCACTAATCAAAGAAGCGCACAAGCGCACCAGCCTGATAGTCGTCTCGATCTATGTGAACCCAGGTCAGTTCTCTCCCACCGAGGACCTTTCCACCTACCCATCTGACTTACATGGTGATATCCGGAAACTCATGGCTGTTCCTGGTGGCGTTGATGTGGTCTTCCATCCCCACAATCTATATGATTATGGAGAAAGTAAAACCACTGGATTAAAGAATGGAGGTAGTAGCAGTAATTGTGAGAACTCTAGTGGTGGTGTTGATGGTGAGGTAGAGAAAAAAGGGGTGATATCCTGTGTGGAGGAGAGAGGGTTGGGGCACGAAACATGGGTACGAGTTGAGAGGTTGGAAAAGGGTATGTGTGGAAAGAGTAGGCCAGTGTTCTTTAGAGGGGTTACGACTGTTGTCACGAAGTTGTTTAATATAGTGGAGCCTGATGTCGTTGTATTCGGGAAGAAGGATTATCAGCAATGGCGAATTATTCAGCGGATG GTTCGAGATCTTGATTTTTCCATAGAAGTGATTGGTTCTGAGGTCATGCGTGATAATGATGGCCTCGCAATGAGTTCACGCAATGTGCATCTATCACCTGAAGAGAGGGAAAAG GCATTATCTATAAACAGGTCATTGTTGAGAGCTAAGCTTTCTGCAGAAAAGGGTCAAGTAAATTGTAGAGAATTAAGAAACTTGGTGACCCAAGCAGTAGATAAAGCTGGTGGAAGAATTGATTATGTCGAG ATTGTAGACCAGGAGTCTTTGGAGGTGGTGGAAGAGATCAAGAGCCCCGTTGTATTCAGCATTGCTGCCTGGTTTGGGAAGGTCAGGCTGATAGACAACAtggaaataaatatatga